Genomic window (Georgfuchsia toluolica):
CGTTTTCGCCGGTCCTGTAGCGGCAGCAAACTTCTTCGCCCTGCTCAGCATTGCGAGCTTTCACTGATGAGTTGTGGCGTGCTTTCGCCACGTTTGAGGCGATAGGTAAGCTGAGCTCGCGTGATGCCGAGGATGCGTGCCGCGGCGGCGAGGTTGCCCTTTGCGCTTTCAACCGCGTTGCGCAACAGCATCGATTCGATTTCATCGAGCGGCATGCCAGTGGCCATGATCGCATCGCACAGAAGCTGCTCATCGGCTGTGGTCTTTTCCTCGATTCGGCCGCCCTCGTTCACTCCTTCCTCGTTCGTGACAGAGTCGTCCGGGCTCGGGAACAGGTCGCTGATCTCGATATCGCAGCCGGCCGAGGCGAGGATGATGCCGCGCTCGATCATGTTCTCCAACTCGCGCACGTTGCCGGGCCAGTGATAGGTCGTCAATGCCTTCAGCGCCTTGTCTGTGATGCCGATGTCGCGCTTGGCATGCTCCGTACTGAACTTGGCGATCATCGCCTCGACCAACGGCGGGATATCGAGCGGGCGATCACGCAGCGGCGGAATCCAAATCGGATAGACGTTGAGACGATAAAAGAGGTCGGAGCGGAACTCGCCATTCTTGACAGCCGCTTTCAGGTCCACGTTGGTGGCCGCGATGATGCGGACATTAACCTTGCGCGTCTGGTTCCCGCCGAGACGCTCGACCTCGCCCCCCTGCAGCACGCGCAGGATCTTGGCCTGCGCCGTCAGCGGCAGCTCGCCAATTTCGTCGAGGAACAGCGTGCCGCCGTCGGCACGCTCGAAACGGCCGACACGGCTGGCGTGGGCGCCGGTGAAGGCTCCTTTCTCGGCTCCGAATAGTTCGGAGTCGATAAGGTCGGGCGGCAACGCCGCGCAGTTGACGGCAACGAAGGGAGCATCCTTGCGGCTGCTTGAGTCGTGGAGTGCGCGGGCAAAGCGTTCCTTGCCAACGCCGGTTTCCCCTAACAGCAATACCGTCACATTGGTGTTGGCGGCCCTGAGCATGAGGTCGTTGGCTTTCTGGAACGCAGGCGACACACCAATCAGGTCTTCGACCTGGCGTTGCTTGTTGAGCGAGGAGCGCAAGACATCGACTTCCTTGTGCAAATCAAGCAGGCGACTGAAGATCGAGTCTTCTTCGTAGTAGCGCGTGTGCTCGGCGGCGTCCGGCCAATCCTCGGCCGGCTTGCCGACGATGCGGCATTGCGCCGGGCCGCAGGCGGCGCACTCGACCTCCTTGAACAAAATGAAGCGGCCCATGAACGCACTGGAAAATCCGGAGGCGTGTCCGA
Coding sequences:
- a CDS encoding sigma-54-dependent Fis family transcriptional regulator, yielding MNNTKYPHIGDLRRLIRFSTVDGTIWLAENRMLLMHAATLAGLRREIISSVGSEHARRILTRIGYQSGIRDAELACKIRGRKNLIDSFAGGPQLHMLEGNVRVSKIKLDMDIAKGTFYGEFLWGNSWEAEAHVKEYGPQTDPACWMLIGHASGFSSAFMGRFILFKEVECAACGPAQCRIVGKPAEDWPDAAEHTRYYEEDSIFSRLLDLHKEVDVLRSSLNKQRQVEDLIGVSPAFQKANDLMLRAANTNVTVLLLGETGVGKERFARALHDSSSRKDAPFVAVNCAALPPDLIDSELFGAEKGAFTGAHASRVGRFERADGGTLFLDEIGELPLTAQAKILRVLQGGEVERLGGNQTRKVNVRIIAATNVDLKAAVKNGEFRSDLFYRLNVYPIWIPPLRDRPLDIPPLVEAMIAKFSTEHAKRDIGITDKALKALTTYHWPGNVRELENMIERGIILASAGCDIEISDLFPSPDDSVTNEEGVNEGGRIEEKTTADEQLLCDAIMATGMPLDEIESMLLRNAVESAKGNLAAAARILGITRAQLTYRLKRGESTPQLISESSQC